The following DNA comes from Polynucleobacter sp. MG-6-Vaara-E2.
GCCATGGAGACTATGCGGTTGCGGGCTTAGCGGCGGTTGCTGAAAAGCAAGGAAGTGTGTTGAACAACTGCGTGTTTACATTCTTTTCAGTCAGTTCAACACCAGTGATGGCAGTAGCTGCTCAAGATGTGGTCAATGGGCAAGTCATTAATGATCAAGTAATTGCAAAGGCAGTGGAAGCTGCGCGTGAAGAGATTGATGCGATAGCAGATATCACTAACAGCGCTGCAGCGAAGACCCATTTAATTGGAGTGTTGCTTGAGCGCGGCCTAAAGCACTTGGTAGTCTAACTACTCAGATTGTTCGGAGATCTAAAAATGAGTTTGAAGAAAAAAGTATCGATGACCGTGAATGGCGTCACTGTAAATGCAGAAATTGAGCCACGTCGTCACCTCGTCGATTTTTTGCGTGAGGATTTGCATCTTAAAGGCCCTCATTTAGGTTGTGAGCAGGGTGCATGCGGGGCTTGTACCGTCAAGGTGGATGGTCAGATTATTCGAGGCTGTTTATTTCTTACGGTACAGGCGGATGGCTCGGTAGTTGAGACTGTTGAGGGACTCACTAAGAGTGGCGCTTTAGCTGATCTACAAGAATCCTTCATGCGTCATAACGCAATGCAGTGTGGCTTTTGTTCCTCTGGCATGTTGTTGGCTGCTGCGGAGTTAATTGAAAAGCAGCCCAAAGCCAGTCGCGAAGAAGTCCGTGAGTGGATCTCTGGCAATTACTGTCGTTGTACGGGCTATCACGCAATCGTAGATGCGATTGTGGATGTTCTCGAGGCTCGAGCAAAGGGCCAAAAAATCAAACCTGTCGTTGCCCACGCTTAAGGAATTTAGGAAAGCATTATGAATAAGCCAAGCGATTTAAAAGGACTCGTTCTCGATCCCGTAACCAATGACCAGCGTTACATCGGTAACAGCGAACCAAGACATAGCGCGCGTCGCTTACTTGAAGGTCAGGGTACCTATATTGACGATATTCAATTGCCCCGCATGGGTCACGTCGTCTTTTGGCGTTCACCAGTAGCGCATATGAAGATCGGCAAGATTCATACTGAGCATGCTAGCAAAATGCCAGGAGTACTTGCGGTAGTAGACGGTGTGCAGATGGCCAAAATTTGTAAGCCTTGGGTTGCGACACTAGGTCACTTAGCTGGTATGAAATCTGCCCCTCAGCATGCGCTTGCTATTGACCGAGCTTGCTGGCAGGGTGAACCTGTAGTGGCAGTAGTTGCTGAGACTAGAGCCCAAGCAGAGGATGCTTTGCAACATGTTGATGTTGAGTGGGAAGAGTTACCCGCCGTTATCTCAATGGAGTCTGCTTTAGATCCGAAGACCCCATTAATTCATCCTGAGCTCGGCGATAACTTGTGCTTCACGCGCAGTTTGGATGTCGGCAATGTTGATGAGGCATTTGCAACTGCGGATGTTGTTGCTGAAGCGACTTTTGGATTCGGTCGTCACACTGGTGTAACGCTCGAACCCCGTTGTCAAATTGCAGACTACAACCCGGGCGAGCGTCGCCTCACGGTGTATCACTCACAGCAAGCGCCACACATGATGCAAGATTTGTATTGTCGTCAGTTTGGCTTATCTGAATCAGATGTCCATGTGATTTGTAAAGATGTGGGTGGCTCATTTGGCATTAAAGTTCACGCCTATCCGGATGACTTTGCAACTGTCGGGCTATCTATGATGTTGGAACGTCCAGTGAAGTTTGTTGCGGACCGTTTAGAGTCGTTTACAAGCGATATACATGCGCGTGAACACCGCATTAAAGGCCGCATTGCCGCTAATAAAGCCGGTGACATCTTAGCCTTTGAGATTAATGACTTAACGGGTATCGGTCCTTACTCCATGTTCCCAAGAACCAGTGCGATTGAAGGTAACCAAGTGGTGAACTTGGTGGGTGGCCCGTATAAACACCAAAACTATCGTGCTCATTTGGATGTTGTCTTTCAAAACAAAACACCAACTTGCCAATATCGTGGCGTAGGGCATCCAATCGCTTGTGCTGTGACCGAGGGCTTAGTGGATTTAGCTGCGCAAAAATTGCAAATGGATCCATTGGAGTTTCGCAAACGAAATGTGATTCCCGATGATGCGTATCCATGCTCCGGAATCTCCGGCATCAAATTAGAAGTTCTGTCACATGAGCAATGCTTGCGTACGATTGAAAAGATGATGGATTACCCAGCATTGCGTAAGGAGCAAGCAGAGTTGCGTAAGAAGGGTATTTATCGCGGTATTGGCTTTGCTACCTTGATTGAGCTCACAAATCCAAGCCCTGCTTTTTATGGGGTTGGTGGTGCCCGCATTGCTTCGCAAGATGGCGCTTCAGTTCGACTTGACCCAAGCGGTGTTGTGTCAGTATTGGTCGGCGTTGGTGAGCAAGGCCAGGGCACTGAGGGTATCTATGCGCAGATTGCAGCTGATGCGGTCGGCGTATCGATCAACCAAGTCCGTCTCGTGACTGGCGATACTGATGTGACCCCTTATGGCGGTGGCACTTGGGCGTCTCGAGGTGCGGGTGTAGGCGGCGAAGCAGTATTGCTTGCTTGCCAAGCTCTGCACGAGAATATTTTGAAATTAGCTGGTGCGATTTTGAATCGTCCCGTTACAGAGTTAAGCATCCATCGCAGTCACGTACTTGATAAAGCGACTGGCGAGCAGCTACTCCCATTTAGTGAAATTGGTCGCATTGGTTATTTCCGTACTGACACCTTGCCTGCAGGTTTTTCTGCTGATCTCATGGTGACTCGTCATTACACTCAGAAGGATTACCCATTCATCTTCACCAATGGTGTACAAGCTTCTTATGTGGAGGTGGATCCCGATACGGGCTTTGTCAAACTACTGAAGCATTGGGCAGTGGAAGATTGTGGTCGAGTCATTAATCCGATGCTGGTGGATGAGCAAGTTCGTGGTGCGATTGTGCAAGGCATTGGCGGTGTTCTCTTTGAAGAATGCCTTTACGATGAGAGTGGCTTGCTTCGCAATGGCAGTATGGCTGATTATCTGGTGCCAATGGCTAATGAGATGCCTGATATTGAGGTGGCTCACGTAGAAACCCCAACTCAATCTTCCAAGTTAGGTGCAAAAGGGGCGGGTGAGGCTGGTACAGCAGGCGCACCAGGCGCTGTTCAAAATGCAATTAATGATGCTTTGGCACCATTTAATGCCACGGTATTTGACCAGCCAATTACCTGCGAGAAGATCCTGCGGGCACTCAAGAAGATCTGATTTTCGGGCATATCTCTTAGTCTGCCGGTCCACCTTAGTGCAAAGCCCAAATTTGGGCTTTGCACATCCTGTAACATCAAGTTTTAGGTGACCCGCTCTAGGGTACATTGGTTAACTTGATACGGTAAACATCGATATGTCCACATTAAAAGGTAAAACAGCCCTAGTAACAGGATCTACTAGTGGTATTGGTTTAGGTATGGCAGTTGCATTGGCTAAGCAAGGTGTCAACATTATGGTCAATGGCTTTGGTGAAAAAGACGAAGCAATTGCAAAAATTAAGGCCTGTGGTGTTGAGGTGGATTACCACGGCGCAGATATGAGCAAGCCAGCCGAGATCGAAGATCTCATTAAGCAAACTGAAAAACGTTTTGGTTCGCTCGATATTTTGGTGAATAACGCAGGCATTCAGCACACCGCGAATATTGAAGAATTCCCAACAGATAAATGGGATGCGATCATTGCGATTAATTTGAGTTCCGCATTTCATACTACGCACCATGCACTCCCTGGAATGAAGAAACGCAACTGGGGCCGCATTATTAATATTGCCTCTGTGCATGGCTTGGTTGCATCAACACAAAAAGCAGCCTATGTCGCAGCTAAGCATGGCATCGTTGGCTTAACAAAGGTTACTGCTCTGGAAAATGCTCGCACTGGTATTACTTGTAACGCAATCTGCCCAGGCTGGGTCTTGACCCCATTGGTGCAAAAGCAGGTAGATGCTCGTGCGGAGCGCGAAGGTATCTCTAATGAGGCTGCTAAGACGGCCTTGGTCTCTGAGAAGCAGCCATCAGGAGAGTTCGTTACTCCAGAGCAGTTATCTGCGCTAGCAGTATTCCTATGTGGTCCAG
Coding sequences within:
- a CDS encoding (2Fe-2S)-binding protein, producing MSLKKKVSMTVNGVTVNAEIEPRRHLVDFLREDLHLKGPHLGCEQGACGACTVKVDGQIIRGCLFLTVQADGSVVETVEGLTKSGALADLQESFMRHNAMQCGFCSSGMLLAAAELIEKQPKASREEVREWISGNYCRCTGYHAIVDAIVDVLEARAKGQKIKPVVAHA
- a CDS encoding xanthine dehydrogenase family protein molybdopterin-binding subunit, yielding MNKPSDLKGLVLDPVTNDQRYIGNSEPRHSARRLLEGQGTYIDDIQLPRMGHVVFWRSPVAHMKIGKIHTEHASKMPGVLAVVDGVQMAKICKPWVATLGHLAGMKSAPQHALAIDRACWQGEPVVAVVAETRAQAEDALQHVDVEWEELPAVISMESALDPKTPLIHPELGDNLCFTRSLDVGNVDEAFATADVVAEATFGFGRHTGVTLEPRCQIADYNPGERRLTVYHSQQAPHMMQDLYCRQFGLSESDVHVICKDVGGSFGIKVHAYPDDFATVGLSMMLERPVKFVADRLESFTSDIHAREHRIKGRIAANKAGDILAFEINDLTGIGPYSMFPRTSAIEGNQVVNLVGGPYKHQNYRAHLDVVFQNKTPTCQYRGVGHPIACAVTEGLVDLAAQKLQMDPLEFRKRNVIPDDAYPCSGISGIKLEVLSHEQCLRTIEKMMDYPALRKEQAELRKKGIYRGIGFATLIELTNPSPAFYGVGGARIASQDGASVRLDPSGVVSVLVGVGEQGQGTEGIYAQIAADAVGVSINQVRLVTGDTDVTPYGGGTWASRGAGVGGEAVLLACQALHENILKLAGAILNRPVTELSIHRSHVLDKATGEQLLPFSEIGRIGYFRTDTLPAGFSADLMVTRHYTQKDYPFIFTNGVQASYVEVDPDTGFVKLLKHWAVEDCGRVINPMLVDEQVRGAIVQGIGGVLFEECLYDESGLLRNGSMADYLVPMANEMPDIEVAHVETPTQSSKLGAKGAGEAGTAGAPGAVQNAINDALAPFNATVFDQPITCEKILRALKKI
- a CDS encoding 3-hydroxybutyrate dehydrogenase; translation: MSTLKGKTALVTGSTSGIGLGMAVALAKQGVNIMVNGFGEKDEAIAKIKACGVEVDYHGADMSKPAEIEDLIKQTEKRFGSLDILVNNAGIQHTANIEEFPTDKWDAIIAINLSSAFHTTHHALPGMKKRNWGRIINIASVHGLVASTQKAAYVAAKHGIVGLTKVTALENARTGITCNAICPGWVLTPLVQKQVDARAEREGISNEAAKTALVSEKQPSGEFVTPEQLSALAVFLCGPDASEVRGVAWNMDGGWTAQ